From Antedon mediterranea chromosome 9, ecAntMedi1.1, whole genome shotgun sequence, a single genomic window includes:
- the LOC140059318 gene encoding uncharacterized protein — METFSNALTLIDQGVYMTSVDLKDAYYTVPIAYSDVKYLKFVWKGNLYAFGALPNGLSTGPRLFTKLLKPPLAYLRSRGHIVLIYIDDILAINKCRDKAKHTAREVCEILTSLGFIINYKKSVLQPTQTITFLGFEINSVTMTGVTLPQSKKEEIFNECHQVITSVQTTIRQVASLLGKLVAALPAVEYGKLHYRALEKGKIMSPRHNKGHYDRTMTINENGRADITWWQHNIYYVYKHISHGDPNLAFETDASGLGWGATDGTNHIGGRWCQNDLQNAFVNDSLNINYLELLAAFLGLKSLIKDVPVSNIHVQLKIDNTTAIAYINNMGGAKSNTCNHLAKMIWQWCTDHNIWLSAIHVPGKDNLIADNKSRHFDDEKEWMLNKDLFQKIKTLRNS, encoded by the coding sequence ATGGAAACATTTTCAAATGCACTCACACTTATAGACCAAGGGGTATACATGACCTCAGTTGACCTCAAAGATGCTTATTATACAGTTCCCATAGCATATTCAGACGTAAAGTACTTAAAGTTTGTCTGGAAAGGGAATCTTTATGCATTTGGGGCATTACCTAATGGCCTAAGCACAGGGCCAAGACTGTTTACGAAACTACTGAAGCCTCCACTAGCATATTTAAGAAGTAGAGGCCATATTGTCCTAATTTATATTGACGATATACTTGCTATTAATAAGTGTCGAGACAAAGCAAAACACACAGCCAGAGAAGTTTGTGAAATCTTGACGTCATTGGGgttcattataaattataaaaaatccGTATTACAGCCCACTCAAACAATAACCTTTTTAGGGTTTGAAATTAACTCAGTCACAATGACTGGTGTTACTCTCCCTCAATCAAAGAAAGAGGAGATATTTAATGAGTGTCATCAAGTAATTACCTCTGTCCAGACTACTATTAGACAGGTTGCAAGCCTGCTAGGGAAACTGGTAGCTGCACTCCCAGCTGTGGAATATGGCAAATTACATTACAGGGCCCTTGAAAAAGGAAAAATTATGTCCCCGAGACACAATAAAGGCCACTATGACAGAACAATGACCATTAATGAGAATGGCAGGGCCGACATTACCTGGTGGCAGCACAATATATATTATGTGTATAAACATATATCTCATGGCGACCCAAACCTTGCATTCGAAACTGATGCTTCGGGTTTAGGGTGGGGAGCAACTGATGGCACTAATCACATTGGTGGGAGATGGTGCCAGAATGATTTACAAAATGCATTTGTAAATGATTcacttaatattaattatttggaGTTACTGGCAGCTTTTCTCGGACTTAAGTCACTCATAAAAGATGTACCGGTATCTAATATACACGTCCaactaaaaatagataacaCTACGGCAATAGCCTATATCAATAATATGGGAGGAGCAAAATCTAACACTTGCAACCATCTAGCAAAAATGATATGGCAATGGTGCACAGACCATAACATATGGCTTTCTGCAATCCATGTTCCGGGGAAAGATAATTTAATTGCGGATAATAAATCACGTCACTTTGATGATGAGAAGGAATGGATGCTAAATAAAGatttgtttcaaaaaattaagaCATTAAGAAACTCTTAA